One window from the genome of Leuconostoc suionicum encodes:
- the whiA gene encoding DNA-binding protein WhiA, which translates to MSYAADVKKELTGLIVHAGNAKAELAALMRMNGVSTLGFDQTIRVQTENAAIARRIYTLLKETYVEVEVEVSVTDNNHLSQHKSYGVLLKTKIDEVLDDLGIDPFGLHPEVPPRMLNQVDKRRSFLRGAFLAAGSVNSPERANYHLEIYTTHEELAEQLMIMMQEFDLPSKISERGNGFIVYLKRAEKIVDFLQTIGATQSMLKFEDIRMMRDMRNSVNRLVNAETANMQKTAIAANKQVSQINLIIDTLGSLDILPKKLGDIAKARLEYPDETLAELGEVLDISKSGANHRMRKLTQLATMIEEGIDYDLTKL; encoded by the coding sequence AAAAAAAGAGCTGACTGGTTTGATCGTTCATGCCGGAAATGCAAAAGCTGAGTTGGCAGCTTTAATGAGAATGAACGGGGTTAGTACCCTTGGGTTTGATCAAACAATTCGGGTACAAACTGAAAACGCAGCTATTGCCCGTCGAATTTATACACTCTTAAAAGAAACTTACGTTGAAGTTGAAGTGGAAGTCAGCGTAACAGATAATAATCATTTATCACAGCACAAATCTTATGGGGTATTACTAAAAACTAAGATTGATGAGGTACTGGATGATTTAGGTATTGATCCATTTGGCTTACATCCAGAGGTACCACCGCGTATGCTAAATCAAGTTGACAAACGGCGTTCTTTTTTACGCGGCGCTTTTTTGGCTGCTGGATCAGTTAATTCACCAGAACGAGCTAACTATCATCTGGAAATTTATACGACTCACGAAGAACTGGCTGAGCAATTGATGATAATGATGCAAGAATTTGATTTGCCATCAAAAATTTCTGAGCGAGGTAATGGTTTTATTGTCTATTTAAAACGCGCAGAAAAAATTGTGGATTTTTTGCAGACAATTGGTGCGACTCAATCTATGCTCAAGTTTGAGGATATTCGTATGATGCGTGATATGCGTAATTCGGTCAATCGCCTGGTCAATGCTGAAACAGCAAACATGCAAAAAACAGCAATCGCAGCTAATAAACAAGTTAGTCAGATTAATTTAATTATTGATACGTTAGGTAGTCTAGACATATTACCAAAAAAACTGGGTGACATCGCGAAGGCAAGATTAGAATATCCTGATGAAACGTTGGCAGAATTAGGTGAAGTACTAGATATTAGTAAATCAGGTGCTAATCATCGCATGCGTAAATTAACACAACTGGCAACAATGATTGAGGAAGGTATAGACTATGATTTAACAAAGTTGTAA
- a CDS encoding ATP-dependent Clp protease proteolytic subunit — protein sequence MWPGVIEQTANGRENYDLPSRLLKDRIILVQGEIEDSMATSIVAQLLFLEAQDPTKEISMYINSPGGSVTAGLSITDTMNFIKAPVTTIVMGLAASMGTIIAASGEKGHRFMLPNAEYLIHQPMGGAAGGTQQTDMAIIAEQLTKTRAKLNKILADASGKDLKTIGRDTERDNWMSAEETLEYGFIDGILTKSGEKPATK from the coding sequence ATGTGGCCAGGAGTTATTGAACAAACTGCCAACGGACGTGAAAATTATGATTTACCATCACGTTTGTTAAAAGATCGTATTATTTTGGTACAGGGCGAAATTGAAGATAGTATGGCAACATCAATCGTTGCGCAACTGTTATTCTTAGAAGCTCAAGATCCAACAAAAGAAATTTCTATGTATATCAATTCGCCCGGAGGATCAGTGACAGCTGGATTATCAATCACTGATACAATGAATTTCATTAAGGCGCCAGTGACAACTATTGTAATGGGCCTAGCGGCATCAATGGGAACAATCATTGCTGCATCCGGTGAAAAAGGGCATCGTTTTATGTTACCAAACGCTGAGTACCTCATCCACCAACCAATGGGCGGTGCTGCCGGTGGAACACAGCAAACTGACATGGCAATCATTGCAGAACAGTTGACGAAGACACGTGCCAAGTTGAACAAAATTTTAGCTGATGCTTCAGGTAAGGATTTGAAGACAATTGGTCGCGACACTGAACGTGATAATTGGATGAGTGCTGAGGAAACATTGGAATATGGTTTCATTGATGGTATTTTAAC